The proteins below are encoded in one region of Mustelus asterias unplaced genomic scaffold, sMusAst1.hap1.1 HAP1_SCAFFOLD_44, whole genome shotgun sequence:
- the LOC144483033 gene encoding uncharacterized protein LOC144483033, giving the protein MDTSTMEKPWKCGDCGKGFNFSHQLETHRCNHTGERPFICLECGKGFAHSSSLQTHKRVHTGEWPFTCPECGKGFTSSSHLQTHKRVHSGEKPFTCSDCGKRFSESSNLLMHQRGHTGEKWFTCSECGKGFTQLSHLQTHERVHTGERPFICPECGKGFSNSSNLQRHPRIHTRERPFSCSECGKGFTDSSYLLIHQRVHTGERPFICSECGKHFPYASNLQRHRRLHTGERPFTCSYCGKTFTQSSHLQIHQRVHTGERPFTCSQCGKGFSNSSNLRTHQRVHTGERPDSCSTCEKDTIDHLIG; this is encoded by the coding sequence atggacaccagcaccatggagaagccgtggaaatgtggagactgtggtaaaggattcaatttctCACAccaactggaaactcatcgatgtaatcacactggggagaggccgttcatttgtttggagtgtgggaagggatttgctcattcatcctccctgcagacacacaaacgagttcacacaggggagtggccattcacctgccccgagtgcgggaaaggattcacaagttcatcccacctgcagacacacaagcgagttcacagcggggagaagccattcacctgctccgattgtgggaagagattcagtgaatcatccaacttgctgatgcaccagcgaggtcacaccggggagaaatggTTCACgtgttcagagtgtgggaagggattcactcagttatcccacctgcagacacacgagcgagttcacaccggggagaggccattcatctgccctgagtgtgggaaaggattcagtaattcatccaacctgcagagacacccgcgaattcacaccagggagagaccgttcagctgctccgagtgtgggaagggattcactgattcatcctatctgctgatacatcagcgagttcacactggggagaggccgttcatctgctctgagtgtgggaagcatTTTCCTTATGCATCAAATCTGCAGAGACACCGACGattgcacactggggagagaccattcacctgctcctattgtgggaaaacattcactcagtcatcccacctgcagatacatcagcgggttcacactggagagagaccattcacctgctctcagtgtgggaaaggattcagtaattcatccaacctgcggacacaccagcgagttcacactggggagagaccagacTCCTGTTCCACATGTGAGAAGGATACAATCGATCATCTAATTGGctga